The [Eubacterium] eligens ATCC 27750 genome segment CTTTAATGGCCTCAGCTTCAGCAATTCCCTGTGCCTTTACCGCTTCGGCTTCCTGTTCTTTTGCGAATCTGTCAGCCTCTGCCTGTGCTTTCTTAGCTTCTGCCTGCTTCTGTATTTCAAACTGCTTTGCTTCTGCTTCCTTCTGTCTCTGATAAAGCTGTGCATCAGCCTTCTGCTGTGTAGCGTATTTCTCTGCTTCTGCCTGTTTACGGATATCAGCATCAAGTGTCTTTTCCTTAACAGCAATCTCTTTTTCTCTTAATTCAATTTCCTTCTCCTGCTTTGCTATATTAGCATTTGCAGTTGTAATTTCGATTGTTTTTCTCTGTTCCTGCTGTTGAATTTCATATGCAGCATCCGCCTCAGCCTTCTTGACATCAGCAGTTTTCTTTAATTCCTGCTTTTTAATTTCGAGTTCATTATTTCTTTCTGCAATTGCTGTCTCTGCTTCAATTCTTGCATCATTAGCCTGCTTGGTTGCATTAGCCTTTGCAACAGCTATATCTCTTTCAGACTCAGCTCTTGATATCTGTGCCGACTTGCTGATACTTACAACCCTGTCAATACCAAGATTTTCAATAACATTACCCTCATCAGTAACATTCTGGACATTAAAGCTCACAATTTCAAGACCCATTCTTGCCATATCCGGTGCAGCATTCTCCTGTACCTTCTCAGCAAACATTTTTCTGTCCTGAACAATATCTTCAAGTCTCATCTGTCCTATAATTTCACGGACATTACCTTCTAACACATCCCCTACAGAATTTCTAATATAATCTTCATTCTTATTTAGGAAATTGCTGGCTGCTTTTTCAAGCATTTCTGTTGTTGAACCAACCTTAATCTTAACGGCTGAATCAATATTAACATTAATATACTCATTAGTAGGAACTGATTCCTTAGTCTTTACATCTACTGAAATCATTTTAAGTTCCAGTCTGTCAACTCTCTGTAAAAATGGTATTCTTAATGCTGATTTACCAATTACAAACTTTGGATGTTTTCTAAGACCTGAAACAATCAATGCCCTGTCTGTTGGTGCTTTAATATAACTTGCAAATATAAATATAATCAGCAAAACTATTATAATACCTATAACAATTGCTATTTCCATATTATCCCCCATATTATCTTAGTGAATCATTTTATTATTTCATTAGTAATTTAATTACCTGACAATGCTACTGAAAATAACTGCTTATAAAGATCATCGCTTATTATCTTTTTGAATACAGCAGAATTCTTGACAAACTCTGTCACAAGTGCTGTCTGCTGTGCAGATGTCATCTTGTCTACATTCACAGGCTTAGGAAAACTTGATGAAGAATACTTCATTGAGCTGAACTCTTTCTGTGAATAGTCTCCTGTAATCTTCATATTAGCTTTAACATCTTCTGTATTCATATCAATAGACATTTCATTAATATTCACATTACTTCCCGATAATGAACAATCCAGCTTCATCTTCATGTATTCATTTCCATTTTTTGCATCAACAATTACAGATGATCTATTATCTGAATTATGTATTGTGAATTTAGTATTAAAGTTATCAGCAGCTGCTTCAATAACAACATAATCAGAAATATTATCTTTTCCTACAAAAGAAATTGCTATTTCTCCATTTGAATATTCATCAATATCAGATACATCGACTGAAACTCTTACTATTTTATCATCCTTATTAACATACATTGAAAAAGTTACAGGATCCATTCCCTGAATTGATGAAGCAATTTCTTTCTTAAGGCTGTCCTGTGTTACACCAGCAATAGTAAGCATTGACATATATGCTGATGTTGCTGAATCTGCGTATAAAGCATCAATTGCAGTATCAACACCGACCTTAATGGCATTTTCTGTAACTGTTACACTATATTCTGTAACTTCGATATCACCATTATCTGACTTATATGTAAGGCTTTCATTCTGACCGTACTGACATTCATCTGCAAATGCATCAATTCCCTTAGCTAATGCTCTGGCTGCTGCCTTTGCCGGCTCTTTATACTGTGAAAGATTACCTGAATTTAATGCTGACAGATAACCTGATATATCACTCATATCAAATGGGTAACCAAATGAAGAATCTATATCTGTATCATTAACAATCTGATTCACTGACATACTGAATGTCTCTGTAAATAATTCAGGAATCTTAAAGTACACTGTAGAACCATCTGTATAGAATGAAACTGTAAGTAACTCTGCATTACCATTCTGAAGCTTTAAATCTCCTGCAGCCTTCTGCATCGAAGTATCTGCCTGAATATCATACTTAACTGAATCAGCTTTGACATACTTGCTATATGACTCACCATTAACAGTCATGTTATCAAACTTAAATGTTCCGGAAAACTCTGTTTTGTCTGATATTGAACCAGCACCTAAATTATTAAACAAATTATCCACAGAATCTTCCAGTGATGCCCCTACATTTTTAATTGCAGTTACAGCATTCTTTGTAGGTGATAATTCTTTCTTCAGCTTAGGAAGTACAACTATAACAACTGCTGTTATTATAGCTACAAGCACAACTAATATTGCAACAACCAATGGCCATTTCTTCTTTTTCTTCTTAGGCTGTGGCTGCATAGGAGGTGCTTCCTGATATCTTGGTACATCTACATTCACTGGTGGAACTGCCCCTGACTGTGGCTGTGTTCCGAACTGTGGCTGTACCGTCTCATTAAACTGTGGCTGTGTTCCGAACTGCTGCTGTGCAACCGGCTCACTCTGTACCGTCTGTGGAGCCGGTTCGTTCTGTACAGGTGTTTCCTGTACTGGCTGTGGATTTAAAGGATTTCCACACTTTGGACAAAATTTTGCTGTCCCTGCATTATATCCGCATTTTGTGCAAAACATAACATTTCTCCCCTCTCTTGTTTTATAATTATAGTATCAAATAAAATGTATATTTTCAATGAAAAAAATATGCCACAAACTGCTCTTTCATATCCGTTTCTGCACGATTCAAAACATAATTTACATTTTACAGTACTTTTTAAATTCGTAGCACAAATCAAAGTATGTGTGTTCCTCACTCATCTGTGTAACTTTCCATTCTGGCATCTTATCCAGATTAGGAAAATGTGCATCTGCATCATACTTATAATCAACACTCGTTATGTGTGCCACATCGCAATATGGAAGAAACTGTTCAAATACAGATTCTCCACCGATTACATATATATCCTCTGACTTATA includes the following:
- a CDS encoding flotillin family protein; translation: MGDNMEIAIVIGIIIVLLIIFIFASYIKAPTDRALIVSGLRKHPKFVIGKSALRIPFLQRVDRLELKMISVDVKTKESVPTNEYINVNIDSAVKIKVGSTTEMLEKAASNFLNKNEDYIRNSVGDVLEGNVREIIGQMRLEDIVQDRKMFAEKVQENAAPDMARMGLEIVSFNVQNVTDEGNVIENLGIDRVVSISKSAQISRAESERDIAVAKANATKQANDARIEAETAIAERNNELEIKKQELKKTADVKKAEADAAYEIQQQEQRKTIEITTANANIAKQEKEIELREKEIAVKEKTLDADIRKQAEAEKYATQQKADAQLYQRQKEAEAKQFEIQKQAEAKKAQAEADRFAKEQEAEAVKAQGIAEAEAIKAKGMADAESIKAKGLAEAEAMEKKAEAMAKYGKAAMTEMIIKVLPEMAEAIAKPLESIDKVTIIDGGSGENGVGTFSGNVPSVLAKTIESIKETTGFDLTEVMKANTYDAKTTKNVNFTGFPEGMSAAASEEAEVKNLVPNSEEN
- a CDS encoding zinc ribbon domain-containing protein, translated to MFCTKCGYNAGTAKFCPKCGNPLNPQPVQETPVQNEPAPQTVQSEPVAQQQFGTQPQFNETVQPQFGTQPQSGAVPPVNVDVPRYQEAPPMQPQPKKKKKKWPLVVAILVVLVAIITAVVIVVLPKLKKELSPTKNAVTAIKNVGASLEDSVDNLFNNLGAGSISDKTEFSGTFKFDNMTVNGESYSKYVKADSVKYDIQADTSMQKAAGDLKLQNGNAELLTVSFYTDGSTVYFKIPELFTETFSMSVNQIVNDTDIDSSFGYPFDMSDISGYLSALNSGNLSQYKEPAKAAARALAKGIDAFADECQYGQNESLTYKSDNGDIEVTEYSVTVTENAIKVGVDTAIDALYADSATSAYMSMLTIAGVTQDSLKKEIASSIQGMDPVTFSMYVNKDDKIVRVSVDVSDIDEYSNGEIAISFVGKDNISDYVVIEAAADNFNTKFTIHNSDNRSSVIVDAKNGNEYMKMKLDCSLSGSNVNINEMSIDMNTEDVKANMKITGDYSQKEFSSMKYSSSSFPKPVNVDKMTSAQQTALVTEFVKNSAVFKKIISDDLYKQLFSVALSGN